A segment of the Centropristis striata isolate RG_2023a ecotype Rhode Island chromosome 15, C.striata_1.0, whole genome shotgun sequence genome:
TATCAAGTAAGCAATGAAATATGATGGGGAAACTCCAATTTCTATTACTCTGACAGCACAGGAATGCACCACAACTGTCCACAGTTTTAACCAAAGTGAAAATTAATTTCTGTATCTGCATCATGATTTGGACTCACTGCAAAATTCACTGGGTTCTGCTTTGTCGCGGCCTACACCCCTACACCAAGTTTCACAAAAATAGAGCCAGTAGTTTTTTTCATACTCCTGctgacagggagacagacaaagACGGACAAAGTGAATCACAGAGTTAATAAAGCCCCAACTTCCAGACAGAAAGTGTTGGACACAATAAAAAGAGGCATTGAAAATTAATTGggtgttttatttcattcatataCCAAAACTGTGTGGATAAAGCTTTGAAACTATTTTGAATGGCAGTATCCTGAGAATgagatttattaattaaaaaataaataaatcataattgcCATTTTTATTCATCCTCCTGAGCTGGCATactattatcatttatttaacaaTTCTCGTTTTCAGCTCATCTGTACCTCACCTTGTCTTACAGTGACtcctcaaaacattttttttatttgaaatgtggTTTTAAAAGGTTTGCCACTTCTTTTCTCACCAATAATAGcagcttaaattaaaaaaatgctaaacaCTGCTTCTGTGTCATCCTGTCACCTTCCAAAAAGGGGCATTTCAGCCCGGTCTCAGTCCCAACTCCTCAGATACTGACACTTTGTCCCAATCCTCTGCGTCTGATGCTATTTTATACAGCCTATGGTCTGTTGTAGCTAGCAGAAACACCATCCCTAAAATGTCCAAAACCAATCCAAAACGGTGCCTTGTGTCTGTTGTCAGACTAAAGACTGTGACAAAGCATTGGAATCAAGTATTTTGGTATCACGTATCATCAAGTTGGGATGAGAATACTTTGGACATATTATGAAAACTCACTTTTTCAGTGCCtgtgaacatacagtacatttagGTATCTGAAGTGCCTACCAAGCTAACCagatgcaacattttttttcaagctaATCAGAGCAGAGTGGTGGAGAGTTACAGGTGCTAAAACCAtagatcaaaaaaaaaaaaatagtgaatcATTAGTTGAAGGACTCCAGTTATGAAGCCTTGAGGTTGGTATATTGGCTGACGccctatttttttaatttttatttttttcaagcagTGCATGGACAGAACAGTTCGGGTGCTGGAATGACACTAGTGCTATCTAGCTAACTTGGTTAGCAAGGGGAACAGCCATCtcctttcagtttttttaatcccacCACCAAACACTaaccaagacatttttaatcaacCAAAGCCAAAAACCCTGGTTTATGTTCTATTTTACtcaaaatgggaccataatttaccaaataatcatcatgctctattgaaaaagacttgaaactaaaaattgaaagtagggtaattttcccATCGACTTACATAGAAATTGACCTCTTTTTGTAACCAGCAGAGaagaaaataatgtgttttttgaaaatgtttttgtagaaATCCAAAATatgtatgaacctgaaaatgagcatatgtCCACTTAGGCAGAAGTGCATTTCACCATTGTTGTATGTAGTGCAAATATAATTCATGATGTGACCTTTCATGCCACAGTCTACTTTGACTCTATAATTCTGACTTAGAACCTTATTCCATTTCCATCTCAAGTTCTTTATCTCTTACCCTGTGTTTTTCGGGTGGGAAAAATGGAAAACATACCCTCATACAACACAGCATGTTTGAACATAAAAGGTTTCATTCTCTCTGGTGAATAGAGACAGGAGATAGGAACAGGGCAGCCTTCCCagtagataaaaataaaagcaaaatgtttgcatcattttaattaaactgaTAACTCTGTCGTGGAACCCGGTTTTATCAGGAAGAAGGGTGCAGATGCAAAATAATGTGACAACAAAAAAGtgattatgtgtttgtgttatcGCAAGCCATGTTCACTGCACACAGTAATtgtattttatgattttgtgcCCGCTGCACAATTCATAATTCCCCTTTCCAATGATGGCTTATGTTTCCTAGTAGTGCTTCGAAACACCCCACCAAGAACACTTTGGATTAGAGCAATATTGCCGCTGAGACAATTGTGACAGACCCATTGCACATCGGGCATGCACTCACTCACAGCtacacactctcattcactcactcactccctTTCTCTGCCAGACATGGGTGTCAGCCAAACAGTGCTATTTGCTGGAGCAGGACTGGCACTTCTCCAGACCATGGGGGTAGCAGGCTTGGCAACGCAGATCACTGATGGACTCATTGAAGCGGTTCGCCAGCATGGACAGCTTGCTACCGTGACACAGAGAGCAGGGAGCGCAGCCCGAGCCGCCACAATGCTGGCAGCTGTCGGCCTCCTGGAGACAGAAGAAACACAttagagaggagaagaggaggtgaaaGAGAGGAACTATAAGGTTAGGTAAAGGGTAAGAAAGGGAGGAAGAGGTCGGGAGGAGTGAGAATGTATAGAGAGAGACAcaattgttgtgtgtttaaatgtgtcaaatgcatcaataatccTTAAACCaccattttacattaaaatatattactaATTGTTACAATGCAGCTGTTTTACATCTGATTAACACCTTTAGTCAGTTCATAAGCAGCAAACATTAACACCGCTATTTAGTTTAACTGGCCAGCCTGCTGGCATACACTAAAAAACCTTAACGACCTGGAGGATTTTTCCAGTATTACTTATAATTAAAACACCTTTTAAGTAGATGTGTTGTGGGATAATGTACATCCAGCCAGTTGTTCATACAGCCAGCTGGTCATTACAACTAAATTTACAATACCGAGCAGCTGCCTGTAGATTATCTACGACACGCTGGATggttcaaggttcaaggtttTTATTTGCCACTTCTGAACAGaccacagtccaaacacatgggacttttttggaggGCTCTCTTGTGGTCAACAAAGAAACTTAAATaaggagaataaatataaaatataaaaatattcaaGGGTATCAGCTCAAAATACAGacattatatatacaacattatAGAATAAGGCAGtctaataataagaaaaatataaatatataaaatatggatgCACTGTACAGAAAGTTTGGTATGTGCTGACTCAgagtaataaatatatattaataaatatggaTACTAACAGAAGATGTGAAGCTTTACAACCCAGTGGATGTTGGTAATCAGTAGAATATTGTTTTTGGTGAAAGTTTGTTGGATGTAGGATGTTGTTGAGATGTTTCTTTAGGAAAGTCCCAAAGTAAACTAAAACACAGAGATAGACTGTTATGCATGCCAGAGTGCTAAGTAGGATTCTCTATTTATCTAAAAAGCATCACACAGAAAAGTATTGCTATGATCCTATCAACTACTTTACTCTCAAAAAGTAAAATAGAAAATTGGCTTGAAGTAAGAAAAATTGAGAATGGATAAACCATTTCATTAATTTCACATCGAGGGAGAGTTCTCTTATCAGGCGTTGTGGTATAAACGATAAATGcagacaaaatataaaaactacaacGGCACTTGGAGAGTGCAGATCTCTGCCAAGGTAAcagctgtttccagtatttgtgtGACAACAAAGAGTAAAGGAAACAGATCAGGTGAGCCATTAAATATGATCAGGAAACAAATTTGTCCTGATTATTGTGACACCACATGATCCACAATTAccctatctcacaatgttagagttttataataattatgccaaaagacaaacacacaaccaagCCATCACACTGCACTGAAAACATGACCTCCatgcagtgatggaaaaagtatttggatcaattacttaagtaaaagtactaataccacactgtgaaattacaccACTataataaaagtcctgcattctttttaagcaaaagtacaaaagtatcagcatcaaaatgtacttaaagtatcaaaagtaaaagtaatcatTATACAAAATGGACTTAgatagttttatatattccaaatatattatatggttgttattattgatgcatttaagcagcattttactgttgtctaAATAgagctcatttaactacttaatatcctgtaatgaggtttaatttataaacctATAATTTAAATTGATGCTATTTTTTCacgttaaatctcgacctgaaaagtcattaaagctgtcagctaaatgtagtggagtaaaaattacaatattttcctcaaaatgtagtgaagtacaagtataccattacatatgtggaaatactcaaagtacCTCAATATCATacttaaatacaatatttggAGTAAATGTAAAGTaccattccaccactgcctccaTGGTATTAATAATTGATTGATAATATATTGCTATATcaattaaaacaagaaaacaaaatcacacaaataaacaaaacctaCATAAGGTATAAGGCTACTGTGATGATCAGCTGTCGTAGCAAGAGTGAAATCTAAGTCTGGATCGGGTAAACAGTTCAGCGTACGTCTAAATGTGAGCATGTGTTAGAAATGAAGAAACGAAGACAGTGAAACATTAACAACCTGGGGATTTAGGCAACAAAGGTAAAGATGatgaagaaaagaaagtaacaaagaagagagagattgccaaataatgaaaaaaaagagctgagaatgaacttttttttctcctagtggcggagaaaatgagaaaataacgAGAGAGGTGAGAAAAGAATGGAGGGAGTGaggggaaaagaacagtaatCAGCCAAGGAGGTGAGGAGGGAGGGGATAATAGCGAGCTGGGTATCCTTGCAGGGCTGGCAAGTGGCAGGCAAATGCTGCAAGGGCAGAGGAAAAGTGTGGACTCATCACTATGTGTTCACAGTTGACAGATAACACCAGGACAATGAGGTGGTGGTTGTTGCAGCGGGAGGGGGGCATcggggaaagaaaaagaaaaggggcaCATATAAGGTGGCAGTTACAAGGAAAGAGAGGAGGTTGTGGGACGAGAATAAGCACCCCTCTGTGAACTGTTTCAAATTACAACAATATTGGTGCACAGACAATCCTGCTGTTATGCTCTTGAAAGCagagataaagtgaataaaagATGGCTGAAGACATATGCAGAGatagagggaggagaggatggtGAGGCAGAGAATACGAGGGTGATAAAAACCCTACCACACCACTGAGAATAATTTGGCCAAGGATCATTACCTTGGTCTCTGTGTCGCTgatctgtttctcctcctcctcctcctcctccttctctgcgTCCTGTGTGCAAAAAGCTTTcggcctcctcctgctccccctcTCCCTGGCCTTTGGATATCCCTCCGAGTCCATCGGAGGCACTGTGTGGTGCCGCATCGCTTCGTTCTTCCTCGGTGGTGCTCTGATGATGCGCAGATTGCTGGTGTAGATGATTATCTTGCCAAAGTCCAACACCGAGGACTGGTGGGAACAGAACGTGTCAGATAATCCTACATCGGTTAAAATGAACAGCAGCTGGTGCGTCCTGAGATTAAGCATTTTAATTAGCCTCTGCTCGTGTTAGATATTTCTGACATTCCTGCCACTGTGAGAGTGTGCACACATTTAGCTTTGGGCTTTACGTGTGAGTGAGAAGAGGTTCTCAGCTCAAGAGTTGCACccttttttttggcaaaaacacaacatgctttGCAGCTGTGTTCTGGCTTCTGATGGTGGAGAAATGAAAATGACAGTACTTCCTCTTTTTTCACAGATTTTCTCCTGTGTGATTATGTGTAGTCAGGAAAGAAGGCCTTGATCTTTCATACTAGGAAAATATAGGAACCTTTGATGCtttaaagtgtttatttatccattaatttattacattttactcaactacattagGGCTGCCATTAAATGGCTATATTTCTAGTGATTAATCCATTGACAGTTTATTGATTAAcccttgaaactccatgccagtttctGTGTGATGATCCTTGGAGACTCCAAAGTGCTATATGAttgatttaaacaattaaatttttttaattttcctgcTGCTTCACACATTAATTAGTTAAAGAGAGTGTCTGTATTGTTGGCTCCGCCCACCCTATCTGGTGAGCCAATCACCTCACTAACTGTTCGCCACTTGTGATTTTGCCCGACAACGTGTTCACGCTTGTGTTACAAGATTCAGTGATAGTGATTAAACAgaaaattttaatgaaaatctTTTTGTTATTTGAACATAGAAACACAAAAGTCTCCTGGACAGTGTGATTAGTCCATAGTTTTATACAATGGCAGCAATAATTTTTGGCATCATGGACATCTTAAAGAATCATAACACCTGCCATTGCCATGGAGAAGAAGCCAGTGAGAAGCATGCAATTACAATTAGAAATATGGCACCATAGTTTGTAAATCAATCCAAAATTTCACCATAATTAAGAATGAATTAGAATTTTTTGTTGCCAACATACAATTTCCATGGAATTAGTCGTAGCTTTTAGGCGTGTGCCTTGTTTAATAaagtttgtttatcttttgcACTGATGATTTAACTGGAAGAGTTTCAAAGCTGTGGAAGTGCTTTGATGTCTGTGGGGAAGGTAAATCAAAAATAAGTATATGGGAAAATTAGAGAGTCAGTATTCTGTTTTGGGATCCATATCAGCATGGCTGCATTGCTGATTGCCAATGACTCCGTGATTACTTTGCTAATCTCTGACATTTCTGACTTTGgctctttttctgaaatgatctgattgaattttttttccaagCATTCAGAAATGAAAATCAGATAAAGAGTCCCCTACCACAGTGAATCTCCCTTATCATAAAACAGGCAGAGAAAGCACTGAAGTCATATAAGGAACTCATTAGGCATTGTACAGTCGGGGTGCTCCTCTAGGACCACCGTGCCATCCTTTCAATAATGCCCTAAACGGATAAACTAAATCCAAATTGCTGTTTTCAGCTGATAAATGTGATAAATACTGGCCTTGGTCACCAGGGCCAAGCGTGCCTTTGTTTAGAGGATAAAAGAATGAAACTGACACTAAGCCAGCAGGCGTTGTGGCTGACCTCCCTCTCAGCCTGCTGCACTAATGAAGCCACTGCCACAGCAGCTCACTAACAGTGGCTTTTTCCTTTCAGATGAACTATTTTGTAGCGGTTGTTGTTCCACTTTAATTGTTGTACAATTTTCACGGAACAGCATGCAGTTGGCGCTTTAATCACCAAAGGATTTTTCTCATTCTCTATTTTAAGTCTTGATTGCTTGTTCTGTTCTAAAGATGTATGAATACATTATTAAATTACTTTGCATTGTCTGGTAATTGTGTATGGGTTTGTTTTGGCACGCCTGTTTGCTTTTCAGCACATGTAGGCTTGCAATGCTCTGTGGGtttaacaaataaatacttCCAAGTATCTGCCATACTTTCTTAATATAATTCCTGTTATATAAGTATATCCAAAGAGACGTTGCATAATTATGATGCTCCAAAATTAGTAACGTACCCTTCAAAGGGTggcaagaaaaataattaatactttttaaGGTGTTAACTGGTGTTGTAACTCGCCATGATGAACATTTTAATCAACATTTAGCAAAATCGTAATATTTTCTCATGTAACCTTTACTGGAGAATGAATTAAGTTAATTAAGAAAGGTCTCAGCATTGAACATTCAGACAGACAAAACTCACAATAGGCCTATGAGTGAGAAATTTCATCTAAACTGATTTTGCCAGTCACCAGAAAAAACATGTTGGCATTGCACGTTTCTGCATCTGCAGATATTTCAATATGACACAATTTTGGAAACATTTACAATATCTATGGAAGGAGGTTAGAGGtcagcagactttcacccaggagactggtGTTCTGATACCATGTGAAAACTAAAGTCAATTTTAAGTTAATTTTCCCAAGTTTTCAGTTTAGCTGTAAATTAAGTACCTACGTACACAATATATCAGGAATACTTTCAGGGAATGTCTTTAAATTTAGCACAAATGTCTAATTTGGTTTTGGAGGTATTCAACTGCATGTGgtaaaggatttgcaaatcattgcatacTGTTTctcacagcgtcccaacttcttCGGAATCAGGGCTGCATGTCTAACAGgataaaatgatgaagtgatgacattttatatccaaaagaTCAACTTCATTTTGGCATaataatgttctgcaaaaacacttctggccattattcaacATGAgaactcaggaacagaagggagacatttggtcagatactgaattggtgacactaatcttgTTGTTGGGTTGAAAATGTATGTGAAGCATCCAGTTTCTAGAATTTGTAGCTTCCTTGCAacaacatccatatttgaagcattgGCTTCCGTGAGGCTGCATATATAAAGCCCTTTACATACTCCATAagaacagaattttttttttttttctcgaggtggcaaaacaagaaaaaagttctttctGGCCCGGATATTTCATACTTCACGAGAAACTCTTCACTGCGGAACCCCTGGGAAGTCGTCATAGGGCCCATTGCAGCACACGTCTCAAATTTctaattcaaatttctgaccaatcaaacaATACTTCTTGGACACCACACAGGAACAAAGTTCTGCCaagatgatgtgtcaagaacagagacATTTCTTATccctcccagggctgcaagaacaaatttctctgttgttgcagagtatgtattagccttaaGTCTGGACagatgtaaactgcaacttggcTAGTTGGCAAAGGCATACAAATGCAAGGCGATAATTAGCTTACAGATTTGTTCTGTGACCAgtaattacaaataaaagaagtttttaaaaccaaacacagatttttttccgGAAACCTATCTATATAGGAACTATTGGTGTCTAAACGTaatattagtttttgtttgaattgacaactttaatgcatgtttaaacTGTGACCAAGTGCATTGTTAggctatgtttgttttttttctccctaaaGCTTTATGACCACCACAGGAGGAAATGAAAAGCATTTCAGAAATGTAAAGATTTAACTGTGGTTCAAAACCCTTTGATTCAATATATCTATGATTTGCAGGAACATACTGTAAAATGCCAGACTGGGTTGTGTTAATATCAGAATTTAGCTAAATCAGAATAAGCAGCATTGCTTACTTTGGCATCACCCTCTGCTTCCTCAGTCTGGCCTGCAGCAGGCTTGTAGCTTCCCATTCCTCTGTACACGTTAATTCTCTGGGCAATGAGCCCTGTTGGAGGATAGACACCTGTATAGAGAACAAAACAAGTTGTCAGGGTAAATTGAGAATTTGTAAGAGATTTGAGACTCTAGTTCAGGTTTCATCCACAAACAGCATGCATTTCATGTTCTTAATGGAATTTTTGATGGTCTTGGTAAACAACAAGCAGTTTCTACCTAACTTACTTTGACAACCCAGGCTAGCTGTGTTAGCATAGCCTCACCAAATCCTTCTACTTAGGTGCAATCTCATTAGAAATGCTGCTGGAAGGCTTTTGCGACCTTCTTTACAGGTCGGACCCCTTGTTTTCAGTCTTGAAGCTAAGCTAATCTAAGCTAAGTGGCTGCGACttaatttttttcaacacaaagctTGCCAACAGTTGACATGTGCTCTCTCGTAAGACATGAGTTGCTAAAATATTCATTTGACATGGTTAAATCAAAAAAGTTTTTAGCTAGCTATAGGTATTTTGAAAACGTTTCAGCTCTTGGTTGCATATTtggttgtatttatta
Coding sequences within it:
- the LOC131986131 gene encoding glutaredoxin domain-containing cysteine-rich protein 2, coding for MEELQRKLNQRYEGTKPRKVRFKLASSYSGRVLKHVYEDGQELDSPEEKYPHSFVHRKIPPSHLEVEQLCGFEDAHVDQPSVYPPTGLIAQRINVYRGMGSYKPAAGQTEEAEGDAKSSVLDFGKIIIYTSNLRIIRAPPRKNEAMRHHTVPPMDSEGYPKARERGSRRRPKAFCTQDAEKEEEEEEEKQISDTETKEADSCQHCGGSGCAPCSLCHGSKLSMLANRFNESISDLRCQACYPHGLEKCQSCSSK